From the genome of SAR202 cluster bacterium:
GTGCTGCTGGAGGGGATGGCCTCCAGCGTCCCCACGGTGGCATCGGACATAGAGGGTTACCGGCAGGTTATCACGCACGGCAAAGATGGGCTCCTCGTTCCACCGAAGGACGATGCCGCGCTTGCCGAGGCCATCGACCTGCTGCTGAAGGACAGGCAGCTGCGCGGGCGGCTCGGCGCCGCGGGGCGCCTGAGGGCGGAGGAGTTCCGCTGGGAAGTTGTGGCGGGCCGAGTGATGGACTACTACCGCGCATGCATCGACAGGACCGCGACGCTGGCCAGCTGAGTCCCACAAGCAGCGCGCTTCATCCATATCACTGTGCCTTTCGTTCGTTCCAATCCGCTCAAACCCTAAACCAATTCGCAGGTCAACACATTGCAGGTATTTCACGAATCGTCGCGCAAGTTCCTCGCCTCGTATCTGAGTGCAGTGGCCCGCGGTCTTAGCAGAGTAGGGCTGACGCCGAATGCCCTGACGCTCATCGGTCTTGGGATCGCCGGCTTGGCTGCCTACCTCACCGCAATTGGCCAGCTTGCAGCGGGCGGCGCCGTGGTGCTATTTGCCGGCGCCTTCGACATGCTGGACGGCGCTGTCGCGCGCCTCACGGGCAAGGCCAGCAACTTCGGCGCCCTGTTCGATTCCGTAATCGACCGCGCATCAGAGGCGGTCGTGCTGCTGGGCGTCCTGCTCTTCTACCTGGACACCGGTAATAACTGGGGGGCGGCCCTGGCATACGTAACCTTCGGCGGCTCGGTTATGGTCAGCTATGTCCGCGCACGGGCCGAGGGGCTAGGCATCGAATGCAAGGTGGGTATCATGACGAGGCCGGAGCGAGTCATCCTGACCGGCGCGGGGCTGATAGCCGCGCAGTTCTGGGCGCCGGCGATCACAATCGTTCTTGGAGTCATCGCCGTCCTGACAATCTTCACAACCATCCAGCGCATTATGGTGGTGGAGCAGCAGCAGGCGTCCAAACGCGAGGGGTAACGGGGCGGTCGATGGTCCCGCCGGGACCAGTGGGCGAATCGCGGACAATAAAGAATGCCTTGAGGATTGTGTACCAGTTTGGATGTGATCGTCCGCGAAGGCGGAGGTTTGGCGTCGTTCATCGCGGAGCGATGTACGCGCCCTCAGCGGCGAATTCATTCGCCCACCGCCCCAGTTGTCCCTTTTCCATCGCCGCCAAGCCTTCTTTTTGCCGTTGATACGGCCCTGCGCTACAATTGCTTATGTCATTCCTCAGTACGATGGTGAATGCGTCATGGCAATTCTTCAGCAGAAGGACAGGGAAGCCGTCCAGCGGAGGCTGGACGCGGAGATGGTCAACGAAGTTACCCTCACACTGTACACGCAGGCGAACCTTGGCATTTACGTGCCCGGTAGAGAGTGCCAGTATTGCGGGCCGGCTGAACAACTACTGGATGAGCTTGCCGGCCTGTCAACGAAGCTGGCCCTCAAAAAGGTGGATGTTCACAAGAGCACCCAGGGCGTCCGCGATAGCGGCATCGAGCGCATTCCCGCGATCGTCATCGGCCGCGGGGACAGTGAAAACGCGCGCTTCTACGGCATGCCGATGGGGCTGGAGTTCGCATCGTTCCTGGACTCCATCATCTCCGCCTCCAGGGAGCAGACAGCTCTGAAGGCTGACACCAAGGAGAAGCTCGCGGCGCTGGAAGGGCTAGACGAATACGTGCATATTCGCGTCTTCGTCACCCCCACCTGCGGGTATTGCCCGGGCATGGTCCGCATGGCGCACAATATGGCCTTTGAGTCCGGCAAGGTGCTGGCGGACGTTATCGAAGTGCAGGAGTTCCCTGAGCTGGCGCAGCACTACGACGTCCGAAGCGTGCCCAAAACGGTCATCAACGACAGCATAGAGCTGCTGGGAATGGTGCCGGAGGAGATGCTGGTCAAGGGCATCTATCACGCTATAGGGATAGACGTTTTCGAAGATGAAGGCGAAGAGCAGCAGGCCGGCGAGGACGCTGCGGAGACGCCTCAAACGACGACCGCGATATAGCAGGTCACGCGCGGAATGGCCCCGAGTCGGCGGGGCCTTTCTTTATCTGGCGGGAAACGTTATATACGTGTATATTGGGGCCCCAAACGGCGGAATTTTCGCGCTGAACCAAGGACGGATGGATGAAAAAGCACTCAATGGGCAGGTTGTTTACGGCCATATCAGCCGTTGCCGTGGCTACCGTGTCTGTGCTGGCCATGTTCCAGCCGTCAGACGTCCAGGCGCAGTCCGCAGGGCCGCTCCGGATTAACAGCAAGTCAATTGAAAGTGAGTTCCCGAGCGGCTTCCGGGCGAAAGTGGAAGCCGTGAGCGAGAACGAGATTACGAATGTTGCGCTGCGGTTCCGCGTCGGGCAGCGGGCCCATGGGGCCTACGAATACTTCCGGGCAGAGGACGGCGCCCGCCTGGCGCCCGCGAAAGAGATCAAGGCCGAGCTGTTCTGGCGAACGAGCGACTCATCCCGTTACATACCACCCGGCACGATAATCTCCTACAGCTTCGAGCTTGAGGACTCGAAAGGGAACAAACTCGCCACCGAGTTCGAGCAATTCGTCTACCACGACGCCCGATTCAAATGGGAAGAGATTTCCAAAGAGGGTGTGACCGTGGCTTATCACGGCCCCGTGAAGACGCGGGCGGAGATTTTGCTGGACACCACGGTTGAGACGCTCGCGGTCATGAAGCCGATACTTGGCGACGAATCGAACGACCCTATTCGTATGACGATGTACAACAACGTGCGAGAGATGCTGGACGCGTACCCGCCAATGTCTTCCACCATCAGCTCAGAGCTGATCACCGAGGGCCAGGCATGGGGGCAGGAGGGCGTTGTGCTCGTGCTCGGCGGCGGCGATTCGGCGCGCGGCACGGCATCGCACGAGGTGACTCATATCATCGTCCACAGGGTGGCGGACAGCACGCTCCGCAACGTCCCTTCGTGGATCAACGAGGGACTCGCGGAGTTCGGCAACGTCGAGCCCGGTTACTCCTACGACATCGCGGTGGAATTTGCCACCGGCACAGGCAGGCTAATGCCTGTTACCACCATGGCAGCGATGCCGGGAACGCCGGAGGACGTGATCATCTTCTACGGGCAGTCCAGGAGCATTGTCCGCATGATGGTCTTCAAGTACGGCCAGGAGAAGATGCGCAGCCTGATGGCCTCCCTCAAGGCCGGCAAGAGCATGGACGAAGCCCTCAAGGAAAACTACGGCGTCGACCGGATAGGGCTCTACAATGAATGGCTGAAGGAGCTGGATCTGCCGGAGTACGTGGCTCCGGACAGGGCGAGCGCGCTCCCGACAACCGTCGCCCAGGCCACCGTGACGCTGTACAACTTCGGCAACCTCTCCGGCTCCGGCACGCAACAGACGACGCCCTCGCCCACGGCCGCCGCGTCGCCGACTCCCCTGCCCTCTGCGACCGCAGCCCCGGCAGTCGCCACGCCCACACCCCCTGCCGCGACCGGCTCCGGCGGGTGCATGGCCGGCGCGGGCGTGACCGATCTCACCGTCTTCGGCTTCCTGGTAGGCATGGTAGGCCTTGGCATGAGGGGCAGGCTGAGAAAGCAGTAAGACCGCCATCCCGAAGGCAAAGTTGAGCCCGCGCGATTCGGCCGTTTGTATTGTCTTTCACAAGCGGCTGTGCATATAATTTGCCTCATCCTTAGCCAGCCCAAGGAGCCCTGCAATGCCGGAGTCCCTCGCCTATTTCCGAGGCAACTATGTCCCCCTTTCAGACGCCAGGGTAAGCATCATGACCCATGCCCTGCACTACGGCACGGCAGTTTTCGAAGGCATCAGGGGCAACTGGAACCAGGACCACGGGAAAACGTACGCGTTCAGGATGAAAGAGCACTACGAACGCTTCCTGCAGGGCTGCAAGATTCTCATGCTCAAAATCCCTTACAACGCGGACCAGCTTTGCGATATCACCTGTGAGCTCATCAAGCGCTCCGGCTACAAGCAAGACATCTACATACGCCCAATCGCTTATAAGAGCCAGGAGCTCGTGGCGAACCTCAAGCTCCACGAAATCGAGAGCGACTTCGCGCTGATTATCGTGCCGTTCGGAGCGTATCTGAAGGCCGACGGCGCAATCAGGTGCTGCACCTCTTCCTGGAGGCGCATCGATGATACGATCATCCCGCCCCGCGTGAAGATCGCCGGCCACTACGTCAACAGCATCCTGGCGAAGACGGAGGCGGTGCTGGCGGGCTTCGACGAGGCGATATTCATGAACCAGGACGGCAGCGTCTCCGAGGGAGCTGGCGAAAACCTGTTCATGGTCTCAAAGGGCGTCCTCTACACGCCGCTGGTGGCCGATAATAACCTGGTGGGGATCACGCGTGATTCCGTATGGACTATCGCTGAGAGGGAGCTCGGCATGAAGGTGGTGGAGCGCAGCATCCGCCGCAGCGAACTCTACCTGGCGGATGAGGTCTTCCTCACCGGCACCGCGGCGCACGTGACGCCGGTGGGCTCACTGGACAACCGTCCGATAGGCTCCGGCGAGATGGGTCCGGTCACGAAGGCTATTCGAGAGATGTACCTCGGCCTAATCAAGGGGAGCAACCCGAAATACCTTGGGTGGTGCATGCCGGTTATCCCCGGATAGCCCGACTATCTATCAGGAGGTGGGCCCAGAGGGGCAATGTTTTCCTTTTCGACCGATTACTATCTGATGGTTGCAGTGGCCGCATTCGGCGTCATCCAGATCGCGGCATCTATTGGAGGCCTCAGGGGTCTCCTTCTCTTCAAATCACCCGCGGTGACGCGGGTCCTCGGCGCTGCCCTCATCCTCGCGGCGCTCTACTGGTTTTTCTCATCGGCTCCAAGGAACATCAACGATTACGAAGGCGGGCTGGACGGCAACAGGCAGGCTGTTTACTTCCTGCTGGGGGCCATCACGGCCACAGCACTCACAGTGCTGGTCTCCTCTGCACGGAACTCTCGACTGGGGAAGGGTGTGGCGATAGCCCAGGAAGGGCTGGACGCCCTGCGGCATGCGAATTACCTGCGGGCGCTCAAGCGCACCATGGAGCAGAGGAGGAAGCATGGCGCGGCTTGATGAGCAGCTATTCCTCTGGATAAACGGCTTCGTGGGGCGCTGGCCTGTTTTTGACGGCGCAATGAAGGTGATCGTAAGCGATTACTTTGTGCCGGTGGTGATGTTCCTCTGCCTGCTCGGGCTGTGGTTCGCTGTTCGCGACCCCGCCTCCAGGCTGGCACACCAGAAGGCCGTCATAACTGTTATCGCCACAGTGCTTATCGCCAATTTTGCCATAGAGGTCATGAACGACTTCTACTTCAGGCCGCGGCCGTTCGTGGATAACCCGGTCTCGCTGCTGTTCTACAAGCCCACGGACTCTTCCTTCCCTGCGAATTCCGCGGCGTCCGCATTTGCCATTGCGGGGACGATTTGGGCCGTGAACAAGAAGATCGGCGCGGCGCTGGCGGTGTTGGCATTTATGTTCGCATTCGCCCGGGTATACGCAGGCGTGCACTACCCGCTGGACGTAACCGGCGGCGCGCTGATTGGAATGGCGGCGGCAATGCTCACAACGTGGGTGAAGGAGTTTACGGACCCGTTCCTGACGAAGTTGATAAAGGTTGCTCGGGCGCTCTGCCTCGCATAAACCGGAACGCGTTAAACAACACACCGGCACCCCTGCTTCCGCAGGGGCGCCGGTGTTCTTTGAGCGCAAAGCGGCCAGGCGCCGTAGCCGGGTGGGCGCTTCACATGCCTTCATTCGTAACGCTGGGCCGCGCCGGATAGGCTGAGTCATCAGGGCGCGCGTTCCATCTGCGAATGGACCCGATCGCATCCCATCAGCAAAGGCTGCGACAACCTGGCCGCGTAGAGCTTATGCCCGGCCTATCGCCAGGCGAGCATACCGTTACGCGCGGGCAGGATGGAGACCCTGTGGCCATCCTTGCACTTGTAACGCTGCTCCCTCACCTCCGGCCGCTTCCCGGAAAGGGAAGACTCCTCCATCTTCTGGTTGCAGAACGGGCACGTAACGTCGAATCCCACCCTGTTGCGGATGCGGACAAGACGGACCTGCGCGAGTGTCTCATTGAGCGCGGGGAAGTCTCCGCAGTAGCGCAGCACGTAACGAGTAGCGGCGCTGATGAGGTTCTTCCCCT
Proteins encoded in this window:
- a CDS encoding CDP-alcohol phosphatidyltransferase family protein, which codes for MSAVARGLSRVGLTPNALTLIGLGIAGLAAYLTAIGQLAAGGAVVLFAGAFDMLDGAVARLTGKASNFGALFDSVIDRASEAVVLLGVLLFYLDTGNNWGAALAYVTFGGSVMVSYVRARAEGLGIECKVGIMTRPERVILTGAGLIAAQFWAPAITIVLGVIAVLTIFTTIQRIMVVEQQQASKREG
- a CDS encoding glutaredoxin; this encodes MAILQQKDREAVQRRLDAEMVNEVTLTLYTQANLGIYVPGRECQYCGPAEQLLDELAGLSTKLALKKVDVHKSTQGVRDSGIERIPAIVIGRGDSENARFYGMPMGLEFASFLDSIISASREQTALKADTKEKLAALEGLDEYVHIRVFVTPTCGYCPGMVRMAHNMAFESGKVLADVIEVQEFPELAQHYDVRSVPKTVINDSIELLGMVPEEMLVKGIYHAIGIDVFEDEGEEQQAGEDAAETPQTTTAI
- a CDS encoding branched-chain amino acid transaminase, with amino-acid sequence MPESLAYFRGNYVPLSDARVSIMTHALHYGTAVFEGIRGNWNQDHGKTYAFRMKEHYERFLQGCKILMLKIPYNADQLCDITCELIKRSGYKQDIYIRPIAYKSQELVANLKLHEIESDFALIIVPFGAYLKADGAIRCCTSSWRRIDDTIIPPRVKIAGHYVNSILAKTEAVLAGFDEAIFMNQDGSVSEGAGENLFMVSKGVLYTPLVADNNLVGITRDSVWTIAERELGMKVVERSIRRSELYLADEVFLTGTAAHVTPVGSLDNRPIGSGEMGPVTKAIREMYLGLIKGSNPKYLGWCMPVIPG
- a CDS encoding phosphatase PAP2 family protein, with the protein product MRITCGRSSAPWSRGGSMARLDEQLFLWINGFVGRWPVFDGAMKVIVSDYFVPVVMFLCLLGLWFAVRDPASRLAHQKAVITVIATVLIANFAIEVMNDFYFRPRPFVDNPVSLLFYKPTDSSFPANSAASAFAIAGTIWAVNKKIGAALAVLAFMFAFARVYAGVHYPLDVTGGALIGMAAAMLTTWVKEFTDPFLTKLIKVARALCLA